The Candidatus Mycolicibacterium alkanivorans genome contains a region encoding:
- the ramB gene encoding acetate metabolism transcriptional regulator RamB, translated as MSKTYVGSRVRQLRSERGFSQAALAQMLEISPSYLNQIEHDVRPLTVAVLLRITEAFGVDATFFASQDDTRLIAELREITLDRDLGVEIDPAEVADVVNAHPNVAKAMVNLHRRYRTTTTQLAAVTEDRFTDASGSGAITMPHEEVRDYFYERQNYLHELDAAAEDLTVRMRLHRGDLAGDIGQRLAQVHGVRLVKRIDLGDRVLHRYASENKTLEMSAHLSGGQQVFRMAAELAYLEFGDLIDSMVADGTFTSEESRKLARLGMANYFAAATVLPYRQFHDVAENFRYDIERLSAFYQVSYETVCHRLSTLQRPSMRGVPFSFVRVDKAGNMSKRQSATGFHFSSSGGTCPLWNVYETFANPGKILVQIAQMPDGRNYMWVARTVERRASRYGQPGKTFAIGLGCEVRHASRLIYSQGLDLSSDSATPIGAGCRVCERDNCPQRAFPALGRALDIDEHRSTVSPYLVKES; from the coding sequence GTGTCCAAGACGTACGTCGGCTCCCGGGTGCGCCAGCTGCGCAGCGAACGCGGCTTCAGCCAGGCGGCACTTGCACAGATGCTGGAGATCTCGCCCAGCTACCTCAACCAGATCGAGCACGACGTCCGGCCCCTGACGGTCGCGGTCCTGCTACGGATCACCGAAGCGTTCGGGGTTGACGCGACCTTCTTCGCCTCCCAGGACGACACCCGGCTGATCGCCGAACTCAGGGAAATAACGCTGGATCGCGACCTGGGTGTGGAGATCGACCCGGCCGAGGTCGCCGACGTGGTCAACGCCCACCCCAACGTGGCCAAGGCGATGGTGAACCTGCACCGACGCTACCGGACGACCACCACACAGCTGGCGGCGGTCACCGAGGACCGGTTCACCGACGCCAGCGGCAGCGGCGCCATCACCATGCCGCACGAGGAAGTGCGCGACTACTTCTACGAGCGACAGAACTATCTGCACGAACTGGACGCAGCCGCTGAGGATTTGACGGTCCGGATGCGGCTGCATCGCGGCGACCTGGCAGGTGACATCGGCCAGCGGCTGGCGCAGGTTCACGGCGTGCGGTTGGTCAAGCGCATCGACCTCGGCGACAGGGTGCTGCACCGCTACGCCTCGGAGAACAAGACGCTGGAGATGAGCGCACACCTCTCCGGCGGCCAGCAGGTGTTCAGGATGGCCGCCGAGCTGGCCTACCTGGAGTTCGGCGACCTGATCGACTCGATGGTCGCCGACGGCACGTTCACCAGTGAGGAGTCACGCAAGCTGGCCCGCCTCGGCATGGCCAACTACTTCGCCGCCGCCACGGTCCTGCCCTATCGCCAATTCCACGACGTCGCAGAGAATTTCCGCTACGACATTGAACGGCTCTCGGCGTTCTACCAGGTGAGCTACGAAACCGTCTGCCACCGCCTCTCGACGCTCCAGCGGCCATCGATGCGTGGCGTGCCGTTCTCCTTTGTCCGCGTCGACAAGGCTGGCAACATGTCAAAGCGTCAGTCGGCCACCGGTTTTCACTTCTCGTCGTCCGGCGGCACATGTCCGCTGTGGAATGTCTACGAGACGTTCGCGAACCCGGGCAAGATCCTGGTGCAGATCGCCCAGATGCCCGACGGGCGCAACTACATGTGGGTGGCCCGCACGGTGGAACGCCGCGCCTCCCGATACGGGCAGCCGGGCAAGACCTTCGCGATCGGCCTGGGCTGCGAGGTGCGCCACGCCAGCCGGTTGATCTACTCACAAGGGCTCGACCTGTCGTCGGATAGTGCGACTCCGATCGGCGCCGGCTGTCGGGTATGCGAGCGGGACAACTGCCCGCAACGGGCCTTCCCGGCATTGGGCCGAGCGCTGGACATCGACGAGCACCGCAGCACCGTCTCGCCCTACCTGGTCAAGGAGTCCTGA
- the lpdA gene encoding dihydrolipoyl dehydrogenase has product MTHYDVVVLGAGPGGYVAAIRAAQLGLNTAIVEPKYWGGVCLNVGCIPSKALLRNAELAHIFTKDAKTFGISGEATFDYGAAFDRSRKVADGRVAGVHFLMKKNKITEIHGYGKFTDASTISVELNEGGTETVTFDNAIIATGSSTRLVPGTKLSKNVVTYEEQILSRELPKSIVIAGAGAIGMEFAYVMKNYGVDVTIVEFLPRALPNEDAEVSKEIEKQFKKLGVKILTGTKVESIEDDGSQVTVTVSKDGKSEHLKADKVMQAIGFAPNVDGYGLEATGVALTDRKAIGIDDYMRTNVPHIYAIGDVTAKLQLAHVAEAMGVVAAETIAGAETLPLGDYRMLPRATFCQPQVASFGLTEEQARDEGYDVKVAKFPFTANGKAHGLADPTGFVKVIADAKYGELLGAHLIGPDVSELLPELTLAQKWDLTVNELTRNVHTHPTLSEALQECFHGLAGHMINF; this is encoded by the coding sequence GTGACCCACTATGACGTCGTTGTTCTCGGAGCCGGACCCGGTGGATACGTCGCGGCGATCCGCGCTGCCCAACTCGGGCTGAACACTGCCATCGTCGAACCCAAATACTGGGGCGGGGTGTGCCTCAATGTCGGCTGCATCCCGTCGAAGGCCTTGCTGCGCAACGCCGAGTTGGCCCATATCTTCACCAAGGATGCCAAGACGTTCGGCATCAGCGGTGAGGCCACCTTCGACTACGGCGCCGCCTTCGACCGCAGCCGCAAGGTCGCCGACGGCCGCGTCGCCGGCGTGCACTTCCTGATGAAGAAGAACAAGATCACCGAGATCCACGGCTATGGCAAGTTCACCGATGCCAGCACCATTTCCGTCGAACTCAACGAGGGCGGAACCGAGACCGTCACCTTCGACAACGCCATCATCGCCACCGGTAGCAGCACCCGGCTGGTGCCGGGCACCAAGCTGTCGAAGAACGTCGTCACCTACGAGGAGCAGATCCTGTCGCGGGAGCTCCCGAAGTCCATCGTCATCGCCGGCGCGGGCGCGATCGGCATGGAGTTCGCCTACGTGATGAAGAACTACGGCGTGGACGTCACCATCGTCGAGTTCCTGCCGCGAGCCCTGCCCAACGAGGACGCGGAAGTCTCCAAGGAAATCGAGAAGCAGTTCAAGAAGTTGGGCGTCAAGATCCTCACTGGGACCAAGGTTGAGTCCATCGAGGATGACGGCTCGCAGGTCACCGTCACCGTCAGCAAGGACGGCAAATCCGAACACCTCAAGGCCGACAAGGTGATGCAGGCCATCGGCTTCGCCCCCAACGTCGACGGCTACGGCCTGGAGGCCACCGGGGTGGCGCTCACCGATCGCAAGGCCATCGGCATCGACGACTACATGCGCACGAACGTCCCGCACATCTATGCCATCGGCGACGTCACCGCCAAGCTGCAGCTGGCCCACGTCGCCGAGGCGATGGGGGTGGTGGCCGCCGAGACCATCGCCGGTGCCGAGACACTGCCGCTGGGCGACTACCGGATGTTGCCGCGCGCGACGTTCTGCCAGCCGCAGGTCGCGAGCTTCGGCCTGACCGAGGAGCAGGCCCGCGACGAGGGCTACGACGTCAAGGTGGCCAAGTTCCCGTTCACCGCCAACGGCAAGGCGCACGGGCTGGCCGACCCCACCGGCTTCGTCAAGGTCATCGCCGACGCCAAGTACGGCGAACTGCTCGGCGCCCACCTCATCGGGCCCGACGTCTCCGAGCTGCTGCCCGAGCTGACCCTGGCCCAGAAGTGGGATCTGACGGTCAACGAGCTGACCCGCAACGTGCACACCCACCCGACGCTGTCGGAGGCACTCCAGGAATGCTTCCACGGCCTCGCCGGCCACATGATCAACTTTTGA
- a CDS encoding putative holin, whose protein sequence is MIPLPRAWLLTSALLVGCATGLVAAVVTTLLVKASIRPDLVVALVVGVPSAVGMLTILLSGRRWITTVGAFILAVAPGWLGTLVLIQVVSGG, encoded by the coding sequence GTGATACCCCTGCCTCGGGCATGGCTGCTCACGAGCGCGTTGCTGGTCGGCTGTGCGACCGGCCTGGTCGCCGCCGTCGTCACCACACTGCTGGTCAAGGCGTCAATTCGCCCCGACCTCGTGGTGGCCCTCGTGGTGGGTGTGCCGAGCGCGGTGGGGATGCTGACCATCCTGCTGTCCGGCCGGCGCTGGATCACCACGGTCGGCGCGTTCATCCTCGCCGTGGCGCCCGGCTGGCTGGGAACCCTCGTACTCATCCAGGTGGTGTCCGGTGGCTGA
- the modA gene encoding molybdate ABC transporter substrate-binding protein, which yields MKHPARTALSAVLALCLVSGCGSAQRDSTSDAGGPKITVFAAASLKKTFTEIGEKFKADNPGTDVEFSFAGSSDLLTQLTQGAIADVLATADTKTMDKAAQSGLLAGIPVNFASNTLTIVVAPANPKNVTTFSDLTRPGLTVVVCAPQVPCGSATKKVEQAAGVQLTPVSEESQVTDVLNKVSTGQADAGLVYVTDAVGAGDKVTAVPFPQSAGAVNTYPIAVLKASENPDPAGKFVDLVTGEYGQKVLAAAGFAKP from the coding sequence ATGAAACACCCTGCGCGAACGGCGCTGAGCGCCGTGCTGGCGCTCTGCTTGGTCAGCGGGTGTGGCTCGGCGCAGCGGGATTCGACCAGCGACGCCGGCGGGCCGAAGATCACCGTCTTCGCCGCAGCGTCGCTGAAGAAGACGTTCACCGAGATCGGCGAGAAGTTCAAGGCCGACAACCCCGGCACCGACGTCGAGTTCTCCTTCGCCGGATCCTCCGACCTGCTCACCCAGTTGACACAGGGTGCGATCGCCGACGTGTTGGCCACCGCCGACACCAAGACCATGGACAAGGCCGCACAGTCCGGTCTGCTCGCTGGGATACCGGTCAACTTCGCCTCCAACACACTGACGATCGTTGTCGCCCCGGCTAATCCGAAGAACGTCACCACGTTCTCCGACCTCACCCGGCCGGGCCTGACGGTCGTCGTCTGCGCACCCCAGGTGCCGTGCGGCTCGGCCACCAAGAAAGTCGAACAGGCCGCCGGGGTGCAGCTGACGCCGGTGAGCGAGGAGTCCCAGGTCACCGACGTGCTCAACAAGGTGAGCACCGGCCAGGCCGACGCCGGGCTGGTCTATGTCACCGACGCGGTCGGCGCCGGTGACAAAGTCACGGCGGTGCCGTTCCCGCAATCCGCGGGCGCGGTCAACACGTACCCGATCGCGGTCCTGAAGGCGTCCGAAAACCCTGACCCGGCAGGCAAATTCGTCGACCTCGTGACCGGTGAGTACGGTCAGAAGGTGCTGGCCGCGGCCGGCTTCGCCAAACCCTGA
- a CDS encoding FAD-dependent oxidoreductase, translating to MRKESELREHRPLRVAVVGAGPAGIYAAEALLKSDVDVAVDVLERLPAPFGLIRYGVAPDHPRIKGIITALHRVLDKPGVRLFGNVDYGTDLGLDDLRSMYDAVVFSTGANSDRPLPIPGIELGGSFGAADFVSWYNGHPDVPRNWPLTARKVAVIGAGNVALDVARMLAKTADELLPTEIPPNVYQGLKVNEATEVHLFCRRGPVQAKFTPLELWELDTSPNIEVVVDPEDIDYDDASVQARRSSMIVDQVTAVIEKYALRDPGNRPHRVHLHFFENPVEVVGDNGRVTGLRTERTELDGTGNVRSTGRFTDWDVQAVYRAVGYLSEPVAKLPFDDDNGTIPNEAGRVLDEDDRRLAGVYVTGWIKRGPVGLIGHTRSDAEETIACLLEDYRNGILDAPQDPSPEAMPTFLASHRCPYTTWEGWLRLDARERAIGEGQDRERVKVVEREAMLDASADPG from the coding sequence ATGAGGAAGGAATCAGAGTTGCGCGAGCATCGCCCATTGCGGGTCGCCGTCGTCGGCGCCGGCCCCGCGGGGATTTACGCCGCCGAGGCGCTGCTGAAGTCCGATGTCGACGTCGCCGTCGACGTGTTGGAGCGACTTCCCGCGCCGTTCGGGTTGATCCGCTACGGCGTGGCCCCCGACCACCCGCGGATCAAGGGGATCATCACCGCGCTGCACCGGGTGCTCGACAAGCCCGGTGTGCGGTTGTTCGGCAACGTCGACTACGGTACCGACCTCGGCTTGGACGATCTTCGTTCGATGTACGACGCCGTCGTCTTCTCCACCGGGGCCAACAGCGATCGTCCGCTGCCGATCCCCGGGATCGAGCTCGGCGGGTCGTTCGGCGCGGCGGACTTCGTGTCCTGGTACAACGGCCACCCCGACGTTCCTCGCAACTGGCCGTTGACCGCCCGCAAGGTCGCGGTGATCGGCGCGGGCAACGTGGCATTGGACGTGGCGCGGATGCTGGCCAAGACCGCAGATGAGCTGCTGCCCACCGAGATTCCGCCGAACGTGTACCAGGGTCTGAAGGTCAACGAGGCGACTGAAGTCCACCTGTTCTGCCGCCGCGGACCGGTTCAGGCCAAGTTCACCCCACTGGAACTGTGGGAGCTCGACACCTCGCCGAACATCGAGGTGGTCGTCGACCCGGAAGACATCGACTACGACGACGCCTCGGTGCAGGCCCGCCGCAGCTCGATGATCGTCGATCAGGTCACGGCCGTCATCGAGAAGTACGCGCTGCGCGATCCGGGCAACCGGCCGCACCGGGTACACCTGCACTTCTTCGAGAATCCGGTGGAAGTCGTCGGCGACAACGGACGAGTCACCGGTCTGCGCACCGAACGCACCGAACTCGACGGAACCGGAAATGTCCGCAGCACAGGCAGATTCACCGACTGGGACGTCCAAGCGGTCTACCGTGCTGTTGGCTACCTGTCCGAGCCGGTGGCCAAGCTGCCGTTCGACGACGACAACGGGACCATTCCGAACGAGGCCGGCCGGGTCCTCGACGAGGACGACAGGAGACTGGCCGGGGTGTATGTCACCGGCTGGATCAAACGCGGCCCGGTCGGGCTGATCGGCCACACCAGGAGCGACGCCGAAGAGACGATCGCCTGCCTGCTGGAGGACTATCGCAACGGAATACTCGACGCGCCGCAGGATCCGAGTCCAGAAGCCATGCCCACATTCCTCGCATCACACCGATGCCCGTACACCACATGGGAGGGCTGGCTTCGCCTGGACGCCCGCGAACGGGCCATCGGGGAAGGCCAGGACCGCGAGCGGGTTAAGGTCGTCGAGCGCGAAGCCATGTTGGACGCGAGTGCGGATCCCGGATGA
- the fdxA gene encoding ferredoxin yields MTYVITEPCLDVKDKACVPECPVDCIYEGERMLYIHPDECTDCGACVEACPAEAIFYELQVPKKWRDFKAANVEFFAELGSPGGASDLGKTAADPDFVKNLPRHSE; encoded by the coding sequence ATGACGTATGTGATAACCGAGCCATGCTTGGACGTGAAGGACAAGGCGTGCGTGCCCGAGTGCCCGGTGGACTGCATCTACGAGGGCGAGCGGATGCTCTACATACATCCCGACGAGTGCACCGACTGCGGAGCATGCGTGGAGGCCTGCCCGGCGGAGGCGATCTTCTACGAGCTCCAGGTGCCGAAGAAGTGGCGGGACTTCAAGGCGGCCAACGTCGAGTTCTTCGCCGAGCTCGGCTCGCCCGGTGGAGCCTCCGACCTCGGCAAGACCGCCGCCGATCCGGACTTCGTCAAAAACCTACCGCGGCACAGCGAATGA
- a CDS encoding 2-oxoacid:ferredoxin oxidoreductase subunit beta, whose protein sequence is MTATIPELSEPIPPASFRTAQEVRWCPGCGDHLILAAAQSFLSGLRIPSENIVMVSGIGCSSRFPYYVDTYGIHSIHGRAPAIATGISVNRPDLSVWVVTGDGDALSIGGNHLIHALRRNVNLKILMFNNRIYGLTKGQYSPTSEFRKVTKSTPDGSLDDPFNPVSLALGAEASFVARTIDSDRKHLTATLEAAAAHDGTALVEIYQNCPVFNDGAYQALKDPTSRRDWLIPLQHGQPIVFGADGRSAVVRDPDSGELYIGDADEPDVVVHDVGASNPAHAFALSRLAEHDLRHTPIGVFRAVSRPTYDRRFRAQLAEARDRRTADLQQLLLGHDTWTVK, encoded by the coding sequence ATGACCGCAACGATTCCCGAACTGTCCGAGCCTATTCCACCCGCATCCTTCCGCACCGCGCAGGAGGTCCGGTGGTGTCCCGGATGTGGCGACCACCTGATCCTCGCCGCGGCACAGAGCTTCCTCAGCGGTCTGCGGATACCGTCGGAGAACATCGTGATGGTCTCCGGGATCGGCTGTTCGTCGCGGTTCCCCTACTACGTCGACACCTACGGGATCCACTCGATCCACGGACGGGCACCCGCCATCGCCACCGGGATCAGTGTCAACCGCCCCGACCTGTCAGTGTGGGTGGTCACCGGTGATGGCGACGCGCTGTCCATCGGCGGCAATCATCTGATCCATGCGCTGCGCCGCAACGTGAACCTGAAGATCCTGATGTTCAACAACCGGATCTACGGGCTAACCAAGGGCCAGTACTCGCCGACATCGGAGTTCCGCAAGGTCACCAAGTCGACGCCCGACGGATCGCTCGACGACCCGTTCAACCCGGTGTCGTTGGCGCTGGGCGCGGAGGCCTCGTTCGTGGCGCGCACCATCGACAGCGACCGCAAGCACTTGACCGCCACGCTGGAAGCCGCCGCCGCGCACGACGGCACGGCGCTGGTCGAGATCTACCAGAACTGCCCGGTCTTCAACGACGGTGCCTATCAGGCGCTGAAGGATCCGACCAGCCGGCGGGACTGGCTGATCCCGCTGCAGCACGGGCAGCCGATCGTGTTCGGAGCCGACGGCCGTTCGGCGGTCGTGCGCGACCCCGACTCCGGCGAGCTGTATATCGGCGACGCCGACGAGCCCGACGTCGTCGTGCACGACGTCGGTGCGAGCAACCCGGCGCACGCCTTCGCGCTGTCCCGGCTCGCCGAGCACGACCTGCGGCACACCCCGATCGGAGTGTTCCGCGCCGTGTCCCGACCGACCTACGACCGCCGGTTCCGCGCCCAGCTCGCCGAGGCGCGCGACCGCCGAACGGCCGACCTCCAGCAGCTGCTGCTGGGCCATGACACCTGGACCGTGAAGTAA
- a CDS encoding 2-oxoacid:acceptor oxidoreductase subunit alpha yields MTTARLPLDRVVIRFAGDSGDGMQLVGDRFAAASAILGNDLSTLPDFPAEIRAPAGTVAGVSSFQVHFASHDILTPGDHPDVLVAMNPAALKANIADLRPGGVLIVDVHGFTEDALEWVGYEDNPLSDGSLEAYTVQAVDITGLATAAVAEFGLSRKDSRRVKNMFALGLVSWLYDRPLEPTVAFLGKRFGDKPGIRDANITALRTGWAFGETTEAFAVSYEVAPAALPAGTYRNVHGNLATAYGLVAGAQRAGLDLFLGSYPITPASEILHELSKLKSLGVRTFQAEDEIAAAGAAIGASYAGLLAATVTSGPGMALKSEALGLAVMLELPLVVVNVQRGGPSTGLPTKTEQADLFQAVYGRHGESPLPVLAARSPADCFDTAVEACRIALEYRTPVVLLSDAYIANGSEPWRVPAVEDLPDLSIEFATAPNSVDNNGAGVFLPYARDPVTLARPLALPGTPGLQHRIGGLEKDARTGAISYDPDNHDRMVRTRHDKIDWIPTPPVRVDDPSGPPGEGAKTIVVSWGSTYGPVGEACRRIRRRGMAIAQAHLRYLNPLPADLESVLSNYETVLVPELNLGQLASMIRSNCLIDTVGYNQMRGVPFRAAELERAFVNLMLGTTQC; encoded by the coding sequence ATGACGACCGCGCGACTGCCATTGGACCGTGTGGTGATCCGGTTCGCCGGCGACTCCGGTGACGGAATGCAGCTGGTGGGTGATCGCTTCGCGGCGGCGTCCGCCATCCTGGGCAACGACCTGTCGACGCTGCCGGACTTCCCCGCCGAGATCCGGGCCCCCGCCGGAACCGTCGCTGGGGTGTCGAGCTTCCAGGTGCACTTCGCCAGCCACGACATCCTCACGCCGGGTGACCACCCTGACGTGCTCGTGGCGATGAATCCGGCCGCGTTGAAAGCCAACATCGCCGACCTGCGCCCGGGCGGTGTGCTGATCGTCGACGTCCACGGCTTCACCGAAGACGCACTGGAATGGGTTGGCTACGAGGATAATCCGCTCAGCGACGGGTCGCTGGAGGCGTACACCGTGCAGGCCGTGGACATCACCGGCCTGGCCACCGCGGCGGTCGCCGAATTCGGCCTGTCCCGCAAGGACTCCCGGCGGGTGAAGAACATGTTCGCTCTCGGGCTGGTGTCCTGGCTCTACGACCGGCCACTGGAGCCGACGGTCGCGTTCCTGGGCAAACGATTCGGCGACAAGCCCGGTATCCGGGATGCCAACATCACTGCCCTGCGGACCGGTTGGGCGTTCGGGGAAACGACGGAGGCGTTCGCGGTCAGTTACGAGGTGGCCCCCGCCGCACTGCCGGCGGGCACCTACCGCAATGTGCACGGTAACCTGGCCACCGCGTACGGCCTGGTGGCTGGTGCCCAGCGCGCAGGCCTCGACCTGTTCCTCGGCTCCTATCCCATCACCCCGGCCAGCGAGATCCTGCATGAGCTGTCGAAGCTGAAATCCCTGGGCGTGCGGACATTTCAGGCTGAGGACGAGATCGCGGCCGCGGGGGCGGCCATCGGTGCCAGCTATGCGGGTCTGCTTGCGGCCACCGTGACCTCCGGCCCCGGCATGGCGCTGAAGTCGGAAGCCCTGGGCCTCGCGGTGATGCTGGAACTGCCGCTGGTGGTGGTCAATGTGCAGCGCGGCGGGCCGTCCACCGGGCTGCCGACCAAGACCGAGCAGGCCGACCTGTTCCAGGCCGTCTACGGCAGGCACGGCGAGTCGCCGCTGCCCGTGCTGGCCGCGCGTTCACCCGCGGACTGCTTCGACACCGCCGTCGAGGCCTGCCGCATCGCACTCGAGTACCGGACTCCGGTCGTACTGCTGTCCGACGCCTACATCGCCAACGGCTCCGAACCGTGGCGCGTGCCCGCCGTCGAAGACCTGCCCGATCTGTCCATCGAATTCGCCACGGCGCCGAACAGTGTCGACAACAACGGGGCTGGGGTGTTCCTGCCCTACGCCCGGGACCCGGTCACCCTGGCCCGACCGCTCGCCCTGCCCGGGACACCGGGACTGCAACATCGCATCGGAGGTCTGGAGAAAGACGCCAGGACCGGGGCGATCTCCTACGACCCCGACAACCACGACCGCATGGTGCGTACCCGCCACGACAAGATCGACTGGATCCCGACTCCGCCGGTGCGCGTCGACGACCCGAGCGGTCCGCCGGGCGAGGGCGCCAAAACGATCGTCGTCAGCTGGGGCTCGACCTACGGGCCGGTCGGCGAGGCGTGCCGACGCATCCGCCGCCGCGGCATGGCGATCGCGCAGGCGCACCTGCGGTATCTCAACCCGCTGCCGGCCGACCTGGAGTCCGTGCTGTCGAACTACGAGACGGTGCTGGTGCCGGAGCTGAACCTCGGCCAACTGGCGTCGATGATCCGGTCCAACTGCCTGATCGACACCGTCGGTTACAACCAGATGCGCGGGGTGCCGTTCCGGGCTGCAGAGCTCGAAAGGGCCTTCGTCAACCTGATGTTAGGAACTACGCAGTGTTAG
- a CDS encoding cysteine desulfurase family protein → MTPGDIYLDYNATTPVDPRVLDAMLPMLTDSFANPASKHAAGCEVARRIESARRDVAALVGADRRDIVFTSGATESAMFAIHGALASAPPERRRILVASTEHRAVLSAADASGKADVIHVLPDGTLDLDYLDWLIGPDVALVAVAAANNETGVINDLGAIGEIAHRAGALLFSDITQAVGRIPVDIAQLPVDLAVWSAHKLYGPKGVGAVATARGLRTRLQPLFPGSAERGLRGGTLNTAGIAGFGAASRIAAEEMDSSAARHTRLTTLLQTLLERRVGARLNGQGAPRLPNTVNLWFPGAPAEAVQDAAPDVLVSAGSACASGDTEPSHVLLAMGLSPDAALESLRFSLGRPTTEDDIRLAADRIADAARRVRSMEREGRP, encoded by the coding sequence ATGACTCCCGGCGATATCTACCTCGACTACAACGCGACCACGCCCGTCGACCCGCGGGTTCTCGACGCGATGCTGCCGATGCTCACCGACAGTTTCGCCAATCCCGCCAGCAAGCACGCGGCCGGGTGCGAGGTGGCCCGGCGGATCGAGTCGGCGCGCCGGGACGTCGCCGCACTCGTAGGCGCCGACCGCCGCGACATCGTGTTCACTAGCGGCGCAACCGAATCGGCGATGTTCGCGATCCACGGTGCGCTGGCCTCGGCCCCGCCGGAGCGACGCCGGATCCTGGTCGCCTCCACCGAACACCGTGCGGTGCTGTCCGCCGCCGATGCATCAGGCAAGGCCGACGTCATCCACGTCCTGCCGGACGGAACGCTGGACCTCGACTACCTGGACTGGCTCATCGGCCCCGATGTCGCGCTGGTCGCGGTGGCGGCGGCCAACAACGAAACCGGGGTGATCAACGATCTCGGGGCAATCGGCGAGATCGCCCACCGCGCGGGGGCATTGCTGTTCAGCGACATCACCCAGGCCGTGGGCCGTATCCCGGTCGACATCGCGCAGTTGCCCGTCGACCTCGCCGTGTGGTCGGCGCACAAGCTCTACGGCCCGAAGGGGGTGGGCGCCGTCGCGACCGCCCGAGGCCTGCGAACACGACTGCAGCCACTGTTCCCCGGTTCGGCCGAACGGGGCCTGCGCGGCGGAACCCTCAACACCGCCGGGATCGCCGGATTCGGCGCCGCCTCACGGATAGCGGCCGAGGAGATGGACAGCTCGGCGGCACGGCACACCCGCCTGACGACGTTGCTGCAGACCCTTCTCGAACGCAGGGTCGGCGCCCGGCTGAACGGGCAGGGCGCTCCCCGGCTGCCCAACACCGTCAACCTGTGGTTCCCCGGTGCGCCGGCCGAAGCCGTACAGGACGCCGCACCCGATGTGCTGGTGTCTGCGGGTTCGGCGTGCGCGTCGGGCGACACCGAGCCGTCACACGTGTTGCTGGCCATGGGGCTCAGCCCCGACGCGGCCCTGGAGAGCCTGCGCTTCAGCCTGGGCCGTCCGACCACCGAGGACGATATCCGCTTGGCCGCCGACCGCATCGCCGATGCGGCGCGCCGGGTGCGCAGCATGGAAAGGGAGGGTCGGCCATGA
- a CDS encoding HesA/MoeB/ThiF family protein — protein sequence MLTTTSLTERFDRQLSIPGFGLDQQHRLGAATALIAGIGGVGGATATYLAAAGIGRLILVHPGMLEEPDLNRQTLMVPTWLGAPRVDCAARTLGIHYPDVEVEAYPWDVDDPRLPGLVADCDIVVDARHNFPERYLLNRMCALAGVPRVVAAMNATEGYVLTIEAGSPCLRCVFPEGDPAWQPLGFPVLGAVAGTAGCLAAMEAVKVVARFGESTASRLTHFDLWDMDFRTLPTRLDPHCPDCGGPQ from the coding sequence ATGCTGACCACAACGTCGCTGACCGAACGATTCGACCGCCAGCTGTCCATTCCGGGTTTCGGCCTCGACCAGCAGCACCGGCTGGGCGCCGCGACCGCCCTGATCGCCGGGATCGGCGGGGTGGGCGGGGCCACCGCGACCTACCTGGCCGCCGCCGGCATCGGCAGGCTGATCCTGGTTCATCCGGGGATGCTCGAGGAACCCGACCTCAACCGTCAGACGCTGATGGTGCCGACGTGGCTCGGCGCTCCCCGGGTGGACTGCGCAGCAAGGACTTTGGGTATCCACTACCCCGACGTCGAGGTCGAGGCGTATCCCTGGGACGTGGATGATCCGAGGCTGCCCGGCCTGGTTGCGGACTGCGACATCGTCGTCGACGCGCGACATAACTTCCCGGAGCGCTACCTGCTGAACCGGATGTGCGCACTGGCCGGTGTGCCTCGGGTGGTCGCGGCGATGAACGCGACCGAAGGGTACGTGCTGACCATCGAGGCGGGATCACCATGCCTGCGCTGTGTGTTCCCCGAAGGCGATCCCGCCTGGCAGCCGCTGGGCTTCCCGGTGCTCGGGGCGGTCGCCGGCACGGCCGGGTGTCTGGCAGCGATGGAGGCGGTGAAGGTGGTGGCGCGCTTCGGTGAGTCCACCGCCAGCCGGTTGACTCATTTCGACCTGTGGGACATGGACTTCCGCACCCTGCCCACCCGGCTCGACCCGCACTGCCCGGATTGTGGAGGCCCGCAATGA